The Erythrobacter litoralis HTCC2594 nucleotide sequence GCGGCTATTGCCGCGCCAGCGCTGGCGAAGTGCAGAAAATGATCGCCGCCGACCCTGATCTGCGCGTCGTCATCCGCGAATGGCCGATCTTCGAAGGCAGCGACATCGCTGCCCGCATGGCGCTCGCGGCGGCCAAGCAGGGCAAGTATCGCGAGTATCACCTCGCGCTGTTCGAAAGCGGCGATACCAGCATGGCCGGCCTGGAAGCGGCGGCGCAGAAAGCCGGCCTCGATCTTGCACGCCTCAAGAACGACGCCGGGAGCGCGGAGATCGGGTTCGAGCTGTCCCGCAATGCGCAATTCGCTCAGGAACTCGGCTTCACCGGTACGCCCAGTTGGGTCGCCGGTAGCCGGATCATCGAAGGTGCGGTGCCGGCCGAAGCGCTGGCCAGCGCGCTGAGCGAAAGCGCCGCGAGCGAATCATGATCCGGTTTCTTGTCGGCCTCGGCCTGGCCGCCGGATGCGCGGCCTCGGCCAGTGCCTGGGCGCCTCCGGCCGATTTTCTCGAGCTGCGCGCAAAGGATGCGCGGGTGGCGCGAATCGGGTTCGAACTTGCGACCGCAAACGCGCCTTTTTGCGACGACAAGGTTCCGGCCACCGGCCTGCTGCTGCACGACATGGGCGCTTATGCCGATCCGCAGCAAATGCGGTCTGCACTGGGGCTGACAAGCGATATCGCGGTCCAAGCCGTGGTGCCGGACTCCCCGGCTGCCGAAGCCGGTCTGGCAACAGATGATTCGATCGTCAGCTTCGACAATGTGCCCGTCTCCGCGCTCCCGAGCGACGAGAATAAGCGCTGGTTCAGGCTCGAACGGTTGCGCCAGACCATGACCGAACAACTGGCTGAAAGCGGCACGGTGTCGCTGGCCCTACAGGGCGACGAGGCGATCACTTTAAGGGGCGTCGCGGCTTGTCGTTCGCGTTTCGAGGTCGGCCCGCTCGGCAAACGTGCCGTCGCCAATGGCGAGCGCGTGGTGATCGGCGACAAATTTCCCGGCCACGAATGGCCCGACGAACTGCTTGCCGCAGTGATGGCACACGAGCTCGCGCACAATGTTCTTCGCCATCGCGCCTGGTTCGATGCCAACGGTCGCCAGCGCAAGTATGTCCGGCTGACCGAGCGCGAAGCCGATCGGTTGATGCCGTGGCTCCTCGCCAATGCGGGTTATGAACCTTCGGCGGCGGCTCGTTTCATGGAAACCTGGGGCCCCGCGCATAGCGGCGGCATATTCCGCAAGCGCACGCATGATGGGTGGGACGAACGCGCCGACATGATCGCGGCGGAAGTGGCCCTGGTCGAAGCGCGACTGGCAGCAGGCGAGCAGGCCGATTGGAAGACGCACTTCAGACGGGAAGACCTTCCCAACCGGTAAGGTGCGTCAGGGAAGCCTCAGGCGGCCTCTTCCTCCTCCATCGCCTTCGCATACATCGAGTTGAGCGGCCGTTCGAAGACGCGGCGGACCATCGGTTCGAAGAAGCTCAGCGGCTCGCTGTCGTAATCGGGATCGAAGGCGGCCTGGTCGTATTTCTCGCAGAATTCGGCGCAGGCCCTGTAATGTGGGTGATCTTCGAACCGGTCGCGGATGTTGCGATCCATGCCGAGGTGATGGAAATAGTAATAGCCCTGGAACGCGCCGTGGTTCTGGCAGATCCAGTGCAGTTCCTCGCTTACGAAAGGCTTGAGGATCGAGGCCGCGACCTCGGGATGATTGTAGCTGCCCAGCGTGTCGCCGATATCGTGCAGCAGGGCCATCACGACATATTGCTCGTCGCGCCCGTCGCGATGCGCGCGCGTGGCGGTCTGCAGCGAATGTTCCAGCCGGTCGACTGGAAAGCCGCCGAAATCGCCGTCGAGCAGCCGCAGGTGGTCGAGCACGCGGTCGGCCAGTCCCTTCGAGAACTCGCGATATTCCTGCCCGATGATGGCCCAGTCATCCGCCGTGCCTTCCTTCATTTCGCGGAATTTGGCGCGTTCGGCGGCGTGATGCGCCTTTTCGGCGTCGATGCGATCGGGTGCGTTCATGGCAAGGTCTCCTCTTCACAGGCGAAAATAGCGGAATTCCGCGCGATCCGCAAAATATCTGACGTTTGGCCAAATTTGTCCTATCTAGGGCGCATGGCCATGCTGCCCTTTCGCCCTACGCCGTTCTTCGAGAACAAGAACCGCGCGTTCTGGAACCTGCAATTCGCAGGCTGGACCGGTGCGATCGCGCTGCGTTCGATCCAGGGCATCTCCAACGGCCAGCCGCCATCCTACCTGATCCTGATGCTGATCGTCGGTATCACCGGTTTTGCCATCAGCACACTGCTGTCCGTGGTCTATCGCCAGCTCATCAATCGCCCGCCCCTGGTGACCTGGGGCGCGACGGCCGCGGTGCTGGCGATTGCGGTGACGATCTATGCCCTGGTCGAAGCATGGGTGATCAGCCTCTATTTCGCCGACCGCGATACGACGCTGACGCAGCTGGTGCTGATCTATCTGTTTTTCGATTTCTCGCTGCTCGGTGCGTGGACCGGTCTCTATTACGCCATCAACTTCTTCCTGCAGGTGGAAGAGCAGGCCGACCGCCTCGAGCGGCTCGAATTGCAGGCGACGAGCGCGCAGCTCGCCATGCTGCGCTACCAGCTCAACCCGCATTTCCTTTTCAACACGCTCAATTCGATCAGCACGCTCGTGCTGCTCAAACAGACCGAGCCTGCCAATGCGATGCTGACCCGGCTGTCCGGCTTCCTGCGGCATACGCTGATCACCGAGCCAGGCGGCAAGGTCACCGTCGCGCAGGAGGTTGAGACGCTGAAGCTTTATCTCGATATCGAGCGCATGCGTTTCGAAGAGCGGCTGCGGACCGAGTTCGACGTTTCGGACGCAGCCGCCAAGGCGATGCTGCCTTCGCTTCTGCTCCAGCCGCTGGTCGAGAATGCAATCAAATATGCCGTCTCCCCGCAGGAAGAGGGCGCGCGCATTACGCTGGCGGCGCAATTGGTCGGAGAAAGGCTGCGCGTCGTCGTTTCCGATACCGGCCCGGGATTGCAAAGGCCCGAAACCCGCGCCAGCCTGCCGCTTGCAATGACGGGCGCATATACCTCCACGGGTGTGGGGCTCGCCAATATTCGCGACCGGCTTGCCCAGGCCTATGGAGAGGACCACCTGTTCGAAATCCGCACCCCCGATGATGGCGGGTTCACCGTCATCATCGAAATCCCCCACGAATCCGCATCCAAAGACAGCGGGGAAGCCGATCCCCCACGGCTCTCCGAACCGGGCGCAGCCGCGACCGACACGCTGCCCGACAATGTGGAATCCCTAGCGGCGCGCCGCGCCACAGGAAGCTGACCATGACAATCCGAACTATCCTAGTCGACGACGAAAAACTTGCCATCCAGGGCCTGCAATTGCGGCTCGAGCCCTTCGAAGACGTCGAGATCATCGGCACTTGTTCGAACGGGCGCGAAGCGATCCGCAAGATCAAGACCGAGAAGCCCGACCTCGTCTTTCTCGATATCCAGATGCCCGGCTTCGACGGTTTCAGCGTGGTCAAGGGGATCATGGAGATCGAGCCGCCGCTGATCGTCTTCGTCACGGCTTTCCAGGAACACGCGATCCGCGCATTCGAGGCCAATGCGGTCAATTACCTGATGAAGCCGGTCGACGAGGAAAAGCTCGCCGACACGATCGAACGGGTGCGGCAGCGCCTGGCCGAGAAGAAGTCGGCCGACGAGGCAGAAAAGCTCAAGAACGTCCTCACCGAAGTCGCGCCCGAAGCCGCCGAGGAATTCTCCGAAGGCGAGGGCGAGACCAGCGAGCGCTTTGAAAAGCTGATCAACGTGAAGGACCGGGGACAGATCTTTCGCGTCGAAGTGGAATCGATCGAATATATCGAAGCCGCCGGCGACTATATGTGCATCTACACCGGCGACAATTCGCTGATCCTGCGCGAGACGATGAAGGATCTCGAAAAGCGTCTCGACCCGCGCAAGTTCCAGCGCGTCCACCGCTCGACGATAATCAATCTCGATCAGGTCCGGCAGGTCAAGCCGCACACCAACGGCGAATGCTTCCTGCTCTTGGATTCAGGGGCGGAGGTGAAGGTGAGCCGGTCCTATAGGGATGTGGTCGCCCGCTTCGTGCATTGATTTGCGTTGCGAAAGCGCATCCGCGCTTTCGTCCTCGCTAGATGCGCAGCAAGCTGCGCCCGCTGCGGGCAGGCGGTCGCCCTTGCGGCCCCTCCCCCGGGGCCGTTTTCCGCAGCCGAGTTGAAAGGCAGCCCTTATCCGGGCCGAAACACCGTCTTCAAATTCATGAACTCGTGCAAGCCGAGGTGCGAAAGCTCGCGGCCGTGGCCCGATTTCTTGATCCCGCCAAAAGGCGCGACTGGGTGGGAGGAGAGGAACTGGTTGATCGCGGTCATGCCGGATTCGATGTCGCGCACGAAGCGCTCTTCTTCGTCTGCGTCCTGCGTCCAGACCGACGAACCGAGGCCATAGGGGATCGCATTGGCGATATGGATGGCCTCGTCGATATCCTGGGCGCGGTAGAGCTGCGCGATCGGGCCGAAGATCTCGGCATTTGCGGTCTCGCTGTCAAGTTCCACCCCGGTGAGGACACCGGCAGTGATGAAGGCACCCGCGCCGTCCTGAACCTCGCCGCCGAATTCGAGCGTGGCGCCTTCCTTTTTCGCGGTTTCGATCTGCTCCAGCACCGTCTCGAGCTGGTCGGTGCTTGATAGCGGGCCCATGTCGATACCATCGTCCATCGGATCGCCCGCCTGCACCGCCTGCATCTGCGCATAGAACGCATCGCGGAAACGCTCGTAGATATCGGCATGGACGATCATGCGCTTGCCGCAG carries:
- a CDS encoding PDZ domain-containing protein yields the protein MIRFLVGLGLAAGCAASASAWAPPADFLELRAKDARVARIGFELATANAPFCDDKVPATGLLLHDMGAYADPQQMRSALGLTSDIAVQAVVPDSPAAEAGLATDDSIVSFDNVPVSALPSDENKRWFRLERLRQTMTEQLAESGTVSLALQGDEAITLRGVAACRSRFEVGPLGKRAVANGERVVIGDKFPGHEWPDELLAAVMAHELAHNVLRHRAWFDANGRQRKYVRLTEREADRLMPWLLANAGYEPSAAARFMETWGPAHSGGIFRKRTHDGWDERADMIAAEVALVEARLAAGEQADWKTHFRREDLPNR
- a CDS encoding sensor histidine kinase, yielding MAMLPFRPTPFFENKNRAFWNLQFAGWTGAIALRSIQGISNGQPPSYLILMLIVGITGFAISTLLSVVYRQLINRPPLVTWGATAAVLAIAVTIYALVEAWVISLYFADRDTTLTQLVLIYLFFDFSLLGAWTGLYYAINFFLQVEEQADRLERLELQATSAQLAMLRYQLNPHFLFNTLNSISTLVLLKQTEPANAMLTRLSGFLRHTLITEPGGKVTVAQEVETLKLYLDIERMRFEERLRTEFDVSDAAAKAMLPSLLLQPLVENAIKYAVSPQEEGARITLAAQLVGERLRVVVSDTGPGLQRPETRASLPLAMTGAYTSTGVGLANIRDRLAQAYGEDHLFEIRTPDDGGFTVIIEIPHESASKDSGEADPPRLSEPGAAATDTLPDNVESLAARRATGS
- a CDS encoding DsbA family protein — encoded protein: MVRNALLVLAALVAGFAGAGIFSWSGLGDRHVERYLVANPDLLPQMMAALERKRAEDRLASVGGDVRTPYGGAVLGNPNGSKTLVKFTDYNCGYCRASAGEVQKMIAADPDLRVVIREWPIFEGSDIAARMALAAAKQGKYREYHLALFESGDTSMAGLEAAAQKAGLDLARLKNDAGSAEIGFELSRNAQFAQELGFTGTPSWVAGSRIIEGAVPAEALASALSESAASES
- a CDS encoding HD domain-containing protein, which codes for MNAPDRIDAEKAHHAAERAKFREMKEGTADDWAIIGQEYREFSKGLADRVLDHLRLLDGDFGGFPVDRLEHSLQTATRAHRDGRDEQYVVMALLHDIGDTLGSYNHPEVAASILKPFVSEELHWICQNHGAFQGYYYFHHLGMDRNIRDRFEDHPHYRACAEFCEKYDQAAFDPDYDSEPLSFFEPMVRRVFERPLNSMYAKAMEEEEAA
- a CDS encoding LytR/AlgR family response regulator transcription factor → MTIRTILVDDEKLAIQGLQLRLEPFEDVEIIGTCSNGREAIRKIKTEKPDLVFLDIQMPGFDGFSVVKGIMEIEPPLIVFVTAFQEHAIRAFEANAVNYLMKPVDEEKLADTIERVRQRLAEKKSADEAEKLKNVLTEVAPEAAEEFSEGEGETSERFEKLINVKDRGQIFRVEVESIEYIEAAGDYMCIYTGDNSLILRETMKDLEKRLDPRKFQRVHRSTIINLDQVRQVKPHTNGECFLLLDSGAEVKVSRSYRDVVARFVH